The following proteins come from a genomic window of Finegoldia magna ATCC 29328:
- the hisS gene encoding histidine--tRNA ligase: protein MIQPSTLPGMMELLPEDQLVFDTIKRKIEDVFIKNAFFSIDTPAIEKLDVLLSKGGGETSKQVFRIDNSKKNQGLRFDLTVPLAKYVSMYMQDLAFPFRRYQIAKVYRGERNQKGRYKEFYQCDIDIIGNEKLSLYNDAEIVKCMYEALKSIDVPEFEFQFNNRKILNGYFSYLGIDDFESCLRVIDKLDKIGIDNVKEELSKINLDASKIDTLLKFLEIDGTNQEIIEKLESLNIDNELFTCGVNELKFVYQDILSLGVNPENIKINLSITRGLDYYTGSVFETFFKDYREIGSICSGGRYDSLANNFTKSKLPGVGMSIGLTRLFYQLQELNLVKGKQTNFDCIIIPMKGYEKNAVKLMNDLRNSSVKCMSYLEDDKLKKKFNYADKLSVKYVIIIGQDEVEQNKFTLRNMENGNQELLELNEIIEKLK, encoded by the coding sequence AATTAAAAGAAAAATAGAAGATGTTTTTATTAAAAATGCATTTTTCTCTATTGATACACCAGCTATAGAAAAACTTGACGTTTTACTATCTAAAGGTGGAGGAGAAACTAGTAAGCAAGTTTTCAGAATTGACAATAGCAAAAAAAATCAAGGATTAAGATTTGACTTAACTGTGCCACTTGCAAAATATGTTTCAATGTACATGCAAGATTTAGCGTTCCCATTCAGAAGATATCAAATAGCAAAAGTTTACAGGGGAGAGAGAAATCAAAAGGGTCGCTACAAAGAATTTTATCAATGTGATATAGACATAATTGGAAATGAAAAATTAAGCTTATATAATGATGCAGAAATAGTAAAATGCATGTATGAAGCTTTAAAATCTATTGATGTTCCAGAGTTTGAATTTCAATTTAATAATAGAAAAATATTAAATGGATATTTTTCATACCTAGGCATCGATGATTTTGAATCATGTTTGCGAGTAATCGACAAGCTAGATAAAATCGGAATAGATAATGTAAAAGAAGAACTATCTAAAATAAATTTGGATGCATCAAAAATTGATACTTTATTAAAATTTTTAGAAATCGATGGAACTAACCAAGAAATAATTGAAAAACTTGAATCATTAAATATCGATAACGAGTTATTTACATGTGGAGTTAATGAATTAAAATTTGTGTATCAAGATATTTTATCATTGGGTGTAAATCCAGAAAATATTAAAATAAATTTATCTATAACAAGAGGACTTGATTACTATACGGGTTCTGTATTTGAAACATTTTTTAAAGATTACCGTGAGATAGGATCTATATGTTCTGGCGGAAGATATGATAGTTTAGCTAATAATTTTACTAAGAGTAAGTTGCCGGGAGTGGGCATGAGTATTGGATTGACTCGATTATTTTATCAACTTCAAGAATTAAATTTAGTAAAAGGAAAACAAACTAATTTTGATTGCATTATAATCCCTATGAAAGGTTACGAAAAAAACGCAGTAAAACTTATGAATGATTTGAGAAACTCTTCTGTAAAATGCATGAGTTATCTTGAAGATGATAAATTAAAAAAGAAATTTAATTATGCTGACAAATTATCTGTAAAATATGTTATAATAATAGGACAGGATGAAGTTGAGCAAAATAAATTCACTTTACGAAACATGGAAAATGGTAATCAAGAATTATTAGAACTTAACGAAATTATAGAAAAGTTAAAATAA
- the thrS gene encoding threonine--tRNA ligase, which translates to MFEVKLKDGSAKEFDGEISLLDVCKSISEGLARDCVGAVVDGKIMGLMETIDSDCEVQFVKFDDDEGKQVFWHTSSHLMAYAIQRLYPGTKFAIGPSIDSGFYYDLDTDHKFVPEDLEKIEAEMKKIVKENPKLVRVEISRKEALERFKNEGQDYKVDLIENFDEDATITLYEMGDFVDLCRGPHLLDVKNIKAFKLLSIAGAYWRGDENNKMLQRIYGISFPKKKLLDEYLDRMEEAKKRDHRKIGKEMGLFSIQEEGPGFPFFHPNGMVVLNELEKFLKEQLLERGYGQIKTPLILNEHLWHQSGHWDHYKENMYFTKIDGEDYAIKPMNCPGSILVYKDELHSYRELPIKVAELGQVHRHELSGALHGLFRVRTFVQDDAHVFCLPEQIEEEVSKTIDFCDYIYSKFGFKYEVELSTRPEDSMGSDEDWDLAISSLKNALEHKGLPYKINEGDGAFYGPKIDFHLEDAIGRTWQCGTIQLDFQMPERFDMTYIASDGSKKRPAMIHRAILGSEERFMGILIEHYAGKFPLWLSPVQVEILPISDKFNDYAYELQQKMKARGLRVKVDDRSEKIGLKIRESQLKKVNYSLIIGQNEIDNNEVSVRKRDIGDVGSKNTDEFINELVDEYQNRK; encoded by the coding sequence ATGTTTGAAGTAAAATTAAAAGATGGATCCGCAAAAGAATTTGATGGAGAAATAAGTTTATTAGATGTTTGCAAATCAATATCTGAAGGATTAGCAAGAGACTGCGTTGGAGCAGTTGTAGATGGTAAAATAATGGGATTAATGGAAACTATTGATTCTGATTGTGAAGTTCAATTCGTAAAATTTGATGATGATGAAGGAAAACAAGTTTTCTGGCATACTTCATCACACTTAATGGCCTATGCTATTCAAAGATTGTATCCGGGTACAAAATTTGCAATTGGTCCTTCAATTGATTCTGGATTCTATTATGATTTAGATACAGATCATAAATTTGTACCAGAAGATTTAGAAAAAATCGAAGCTGAAATGAAAAAAATAGTTAAAGAAAATCCTAAACTAGTAAGAGTTGAAATTTCTAGAAAAGAAGCATTGGAAAGATTCAAAAATGAAGGACAAGACTATAAAGTAGATTTAATAGAAAATTTTGATGAGGATGCTACAATTACTTTATATGAAATGGGAGACTTTGTGGATTTATGTAGAGGACCTCATTTATTGGATGTAAAAAATATTAAAGCATTTAAATTATTATCAATCGCAGGTGCATACTGGAGAGGCGACGAAAATAATAAGATGCTTCAAAGAATTTACGGTATTTCATTCCCTAAGAAAAAACTATTAGATGAATATTTGGATAGAATGGAAGAAGCTAAGAAAAGAGACCATAGAAAAATTGGTAAAGAAATGGGATTATTCTCAATTCAAGAAGAAGGACCAGGTTTTCCATTCTTCCATCCAAATGGGATGGTTGTTTTAAACGAATTAGAAAAATTCCTAAAAGAACAACTTTTAGAAAGAGGATATGGCCAAATTAAAACTCCTTTAATATTAAATGAACATTTATGGCATCAATCAGGACACTGGGACCATTACAAAGAAAATATGTATTTTACTAAAATAGATGGTGAAGATTATGCAATCAAACCAATGAACTGCCCAGGATCAATTTTAGTTTATAAAGATGAATTGCACAGCTATAGAGAGCTTCCAATTAAAGTAGCAGAATTAGGTCAAGTTCACCGTCATGAGTTATCAGGTGCATTACACGGTCTATTTAGAGTAAGAACTTTCGTGCAAGATGATGCTCACGTATTCTGCTTACCTGAACAAATAGAAGAAGAAGTTAGTAAGACAATTGATTTCTGTGATTACATTTATTCTAAATTTGGTTTTAAATATGAAGTTGAATTATCAACACGTCCTGAAGATTCAATGGGCTCAGACGAAGATTGGGACTTGGCAATAAGTTCTCTTAAGAATGCATTAGAACATAAAGGTCTCCCATACAAGATTAATGAAGGAGACGGTGCTTTCTACGGACCTAAAATAGATTTCCATTTGGAAGATGCAATTGGTAGAACTTGGCAATGTGGAACTATTCAATTAGATTTCCAAATGCCAGAAAGATTTGATATGACATACATTGCAAGTGACGGATCTAAAAAACGACCAGCAATGATTCATAGAGCTATTTTAGGTAGTGAAGAAAGATTTATGGGAATATTGATTGAACATTATGCAGGAAAATTCCCACTATGGTTGTCACCAGTTCAAGTAGAAATACTTCCTATTAGTGATAAATTTAATGATTATGCTTATGAATTACAACAAAAAATGAAAGCCCGTGGATTGAGAGTAAAAGTCGATGATAGAAGTGAAAAAATCGGACTTAAAATTAGAGAATCTCAATTGAAGAAAGTAAATTATTCATTAATAATTGGACAAAATGAAATTGATAATAATGAAGTATCAGTAAGAAAAAGAGATATTGGCGATGTAGGATCTAAAAACACTGATGAATTTATTAATGAATTAGTAGATGAATATCAAAATAGAAAATAA
- a CDS encoding ABC transporter ATP-binding protein yields the protein MYKKFYWFLKYYKNKLILAVTFLLLSDLVGLIPPYITGKLTDRVLNDSIKLKPFLIILLIDVLIIGIKYFFAMGWCYYTFRASNEIDYVTRNRLMDKYLNESMKYFQTFKTGELMNRATGDVNSLSDLMGFGTLTFFDSTVFPLFIIIIMMVVVDVRLTLVSIIPLPILAFLCLKIGRKIHEKYSIVQSTFDKLNNSVLEDVEGIRIIRVFGIKDARYFSFKNRSKMLVQKNMDVVKYRAMMAPFQRIIPAITFVIAIGYGSYLISKNVISVGQLVSFTYYLNMLIWPMYALGNFINVYQQADASMDRIDNILDYKDDLDLNEDYKKVSEIESVKFENYSFKYPYSEENALKDISFEIKKNMRVAIVGKTGSGKSTILKQFLFLYPRQDEFKINGKNTNLINLKSARDNIAYVSQKSMIFSDTIKNNIKLSKIDASDEEVVNASKSADIYKDIVNFPDGFDTLCGENGLSLSGGQKQRISIARALLKDSNLVVLDDCLSALDTQTEKNILRELKKLKKTVILSTHRLNQIDDFDLIIVLKDGHISEMGTHSELMENKQWYYTQYNIQLVRERYEE from the coding sequence ATGTACAAGAAATTTTATTGGTTTCTAAAATATTATAAAAACAAATTAATTCTTGCCGTTACATTTCTTTTATTAAGCGACCTAGTAGGATTAATTCCTCCGTATATTACTGGTAAGTTAACAGATAGAGTATTGAACGATTCTATAAAATTAAAGCCTTTTTTAATTATACTTTTAATAGATGTTTTAATAATAGGAATAAAATATTTTTTTGCGATGGGTTGGTGCTATTATACTTTCAGAGCATCAAATGAAATAGACTATGTAACAAGAAATAGATTAATGGATAAGTATTTAAACGAATCTATGAAATACTTTCAAACTTTTAAAACTGGAGAATTAATGAATAGGGCTACAGGAGATGTTAATAGTTTAAGTGATTTGATGGGATTCGGAACGCTTACTTTCTTTGATTCTACTGTGTTTCCTTTATTTATTATAATTATAATGATGGTCGTTGTTGACGTCCGTCTAACACTTGTTTCTATAATACCACTTCCCATATTAGCGTTTTTGTGTTTAAAAATTGGTAGGAAAATTCATGAAAAATATTCGATAGTACAATCTACATTTGATAAGTTAAACAATAGCGTACTGGAAGATGTTGAAGGAATAAGAATTATAAGGGTTTTTGGAATAAAAGATGCCAGATATTTTTCGTTTAAAAATCGATCAAAAATGTTAGTTCAAAAAAATATGGATGTTGTCAAATATAGAGCAATGATGGCTCCGTTTCAAAGAATAATTCCAGCAATAACTTTTGTTATAGCAATTGGCTACGGAAGCTATTTGATAAGTAAAAACGTAATTTCAGTTGGACAATTGGTTTCTTTTACTTATTATTTAAACATGCTAATATGGCCAATGTATGCGTTAGGTAATTTCATAAATGTATATCAACAAGCTGATGCGTCAATGGATAGAATCGATAATATACTAGACTATAAGGATGACTTGGATTTAAATGAAGATTATAAAAAAGTTAGTGAAATAGAAAGCGTAAAATTTGAAAATTATAGTTTTAAATATCCATACTCTGAGGAAAATGCACTTAAGGATATTTCATTTGAAATAAAAAAGAATATGAGAGTGGCTATTGTAGGGAAAACAGGATCAGGGAAATCTACTATTCTTAAGCAATTTTTATTCTTGTACCCTAGACAAGATGAGTTTAAAATCAATGGGAAAAACACTAATTTAATAAATCTAAAATCTGCAAGGGATAATATCGCTTATGTTTCTCAAAAGAGTATGATTTTTTCAGATACAATTAAAAACAATATAAAACTTTCGAAGATAGATGCTTCAGACGAAGAAGTTGTTAATGCATCTAAAAGTGCTGATATTTATAAAGATATTGTGAATTTTCCCGATGGTTTCGACACATTGTGTGGTGAAAATGGACTTTCATTATCCGGTGGTCAAAAGCAAAGAATTTCCATAGCTAGAGCTTTATTAAAAGATTCTAATTTGGTTGTTTTGGACGACTGCTTAAGTGCGTTGGATACGCAAACTGAGAAAAATATTCTTAGGGAATTAAAAAAGTTAAAAAAAACAGTCATCTTATCAACTCATAGATTAAATCAAATTGATGATTTTGATTTAATAATAGTATTAAAAGATGGTCATATAAGTGAAATGGGTACACATTCTGAACTTATGGAAAACAAACAATGGTATTATACTCAATATAATATCCAATTAGTGAGGGAAAGATATGAAGAGTAA
- a CDS encoding ABC transporter ATP-binding protein yields MKSKLRNKFVSEKLKMYSMKQSKELLIGFVFSFLRTSMEILGPIVIGYVLNEFVAKNNIVGNFLTIIKYLAIYLVIYVACGIFSNLSMIYFELAANNVTYFVQNDIYKHINELPIEYFDNLAAGSIVSRITNDTMRLKIMFQLILADIATAAIMIIAIYIMMVVTNIKVSLMLLILFPLVFLIFYDYRYKSAKHNKRIRHLVSKINANINENINNMEIIQALNVKKTIKDKFDKINKEIFSNNLALTKLRSYGGYRAIDIIGLLSTVIILFYFGYGQITKNYPVTVGGLYIIIDYTSKIFSNVSVIVTRFGDMEQAYASASHIFDIMKLDTIEKSDGVIDKLEGNIEFKNVYFAYDKNDVLKNVSFKIPKSTSAAFVGTTGSGKSTILNLILKFYDVKSGEILVDGVNINDLNEDVLREDFAVVLQDPFLFETTLKENITLDKDYSDEEVINALEELGCYTLLKKGLNEQIKEKGSNLSQGERQLISFARAYIRNPRVLILDEATSNIDTETEQIIQQPLEKLKYSRTTLIVAHRLSTIRNVDKIFALSNGKIIESGTHDELLEKDGFYKQMYDEQSAN; encoded by the coding sequence ATGAAGAGTAAATTAAGAAATAAATTTGTATCAGAAAAACTAAAAATGTATTCCATGAAGCAATCCAAAGAATTGTTGATCGGATTTGTATTTTCTTTTCTAAGAACTTCGATGGAAATTTTAGGACCAATTGTAATAGGATATGTATTAAATGAGTTTGTGGCTAAGAATAATATAGTAGGAAATTTTTTAACAATAATAAAATACTTGGCTATTTATTTGGTGATTTATGTTGCTTGTGGAATTTTTAGCAACTTAAGCATGATTTATTTTGAATTGGCAGCAAATAATGTGACTTATTTTGTGCAAAATGATATTTACAAACATATTAATGAACTGCCAATTGAATACTTTGATAATCTTGCGGCTGGAAGTATTGTTTCAAGAATTACTAATGACACTATGAGATTGAAAATTATGTTTCAATTAATATTAGCTGACATTGCAACAGCAGCAATAATGATAATTGCTATATATATTATGATGGTTGTAACAAATATTAAAGTTTCTCTTATGCTTTTGATTTTATTTCCTTTAGTATTCTTAATATTCTATGATTATAGGTACAAATCAGCAAAACATAACAAAAGGATTCGACATTTGGTAAGTAAGATTAATGCTAATATTAATGAAAATATTAATAATATGGAAATAATTCAAGCATTAAATGTTAAGAAAACTATAAAGGATAAATTCGACAAAATTAACAAAGAAATTTTCAGTAATAATTTGGCTCTTACAAAATTAAGAAGTTATGGTGGATACAGGGCGATTGACATAATTGGTTTATTATCAACGGTTATAATTTTATTCTATTTTGGATATGGCCAGATTACGAAGAACTATCCTGTGACGGTTGGCGGATTGTATATTATTATTGATTATACTTCAAAGATATTTTCTAATGTTAGCGTAATTGTTACAAGATTTGGAGATATGGAACAAGCTTATGCATCTGCAAGTCATATATTTGATATAATGAAATTAGATACAATTGAAAAATCAGATGGAGTAATTGATAAACTAGAAGGAAATATTGAATTTAAAAACGTGTATTTTGCCTACGATAAAAACGACGTATTAAAAAATGTTTCATTCAAAATTCCAAAATCAACCAGCGCTGCTTTTGTAGGAACTACAGGTAGTGGAAAATCTACTATATTGAATTTAATATTAAAATTTTACGATGTGAAAAGTGGCGAAATATTAGTTGATGGCGTAAATATCAATGATTTAAATGAAGATGTTTTAAGAGAAGACTTTGCTGTTGTATTACAAGATCCATTTCTTTTTGAAACAACATTAAAAGAAAATATAACCTTAGATAAAGATTATAGCGATGAAGAAGTAATCAATGCTCTCGAAGAATTGGGATGCTATACTTTATTAAAAAAAGGATTAAATGAGCAAATAAAAGAAAAAGGCTCAAATCTTTCGCAAGGGGAAAGACAATTGATATCTTTTGCAAGAGCTTATATTAGAAATCCTAGAGTATTAATTCTTGATGAAGCTACATCAAATATTGACACAGAAACAGAGCAAATTATTCAACAACCACTAGAAAAGTTAAAATATTCGAGAACTACATTGATAGTTGCTCACAGATTATCTACAATTAGAAATGTAGATAAGATTTTTGCATTATCAAATGGTAAAATAATTGAAAGCGGAACTCATGACGAGTTATTAGAAAAAGACGGATTTTATAAACAAATGTACGATGAACAATCAGCAAATTAA
- a CDS encoding phosphatidylglycerol lysyltransferase domain-containing protein, translated as MDKKLKYIRTFYTIIFTIIVLYIVRNNFILPSHIFKYKIFLSMEQKIENLVLGILVFFVSSISYFVVDEKFNIKNLKNYWALESLRKFIWINEVESVFKEADTYQNKKINKSISNFISLSLISLFTIFYIKPEWTLFLIYLFVIVIAVCVIYFKNKSLYFLEYISIEDIGFKRKILSTLYELIVTICNIMFFVFVIKQFTDVNFSNLVLIYCVSNVFGQISLMQDGLVVSDLLQIHLLSKLIEPRAAIIAILMYRMVSSVIPWIISLIMILRRIYDNYNTDQHKKQFAFNILSIFTLIVGIILCLSVATPSILLRIKFLRRFVKKDVLVLARFITLTSGGLLILLSQGIKKSVKKSFYIAETVLIISVFSTLLKGLDIEESIITLILGIVMYIMKDGFTEKAIKFRTKYFANTIIKLSAVTVFFIFISNSVRKVNFLSSHRKYSLHYLVENKKFILLYVLFVLILSYLAQYTRTKKITFSKLTDEDFSKIGKFLGEYGGNEFSHLVYLNDKNVYFDKTNTVMIMYRPVQNSVIVLGDPIGKKENFVEAINDFIIYCNEYHMNVCFYEINGENLELYCDQGFRFVKVGQDATLNLNEFSLVGKKNRTWRHVINNFDKGNYEFKVEEATDNLLSQMKVVSDKWLGNKNEMGFSLGFFDEDYLKRTKIACIYKGNELLAFANLQPFYDNKTLSIDLMRYDRSNEDGLMDFIFIKLILWGQDNNFEKFYLGMAPLSKVGDKIYSKKKEKILNIVYNTQNKIYNFKGLRNYKDKFKPDWSNKYIAYTSDFNLPYILINVVNSKKK; from the coding sequence ATGGATAAAAAACTAAAATACATTAGGACATTTTACACAATCATATTTACTATTATAGTGTTGTATATAGTTAGAAATAACTTTATTTTGCCAAGTCATATCTTTAAATATAAAATTTTCTTGAGCATGGAACAAAAAATTGAAAATCTAGTACTTGGAATACTTGTATTTTTTGTTTCATCTATTTCTTATTTTGTAGTTGATGAGAAATTTAACATTAAAAATTTAAAAAATTACTGGGCTCTAGAATCACTTAGAAAATTTATATGGATTAATGAGGTGGAATCAGTATTTAAAGAAGCAGACACCTACCAAAATAAAAAAATAAACAAGAGTATTTCTAATTTTATATCATTATCACTTATAAGTTTATTTACTATATTTTACATTAAGCCTGAATGGACTTTGTTTCTAATCTATTTATTTGTAATAGTTATTGCTGTATGTGTAATCTATTTTAAAAACAAATCACTATATTTTCTAGAGTATATTAGCATTGAGGATATAGGTTTTAAGAGAAAAATTTTATCGACATTATATGAGTTGATAGTTACAATTTGCAATATTATGTTTTTTGTATTTGTGATAAAACAATTTACTGACGTAAATTTTTCAAATTTAGTGCTGATTTATTGCGTTTCAAATGTTTTCGGTCAAATTAGTTTGATGCAAGATGGACTGGTAGTATCAGATTTATTACAAATTCATTTATTAAGCAAATTGATAGAACCTCGTGCTGCGATTATTGCTATTTTAATGTATAGAATGGTAAGTAGTGTTATACCTTGGATAATTTCATTAATTATGATTTTGCGAAGAATATATGATAACTACAATACTGATCAACACAAAAAGCAATTTGCGTTCAATATTTTATCAATTTTCACACTTATAGTTGGTATAATATTATGTTTAAGCGTTGCGACCCCATCAATTTTATTAAGAATTAAATTTTTAAGGAGATTCGTCAAGAAAGATGTATTGGTTTTGGCAAGATTTATAACTCTAACATCCGGTGGATTATTAATTTTGCTTTCACAAGGGATAAAAAAATCGGTGAAAAAATCTTTTTATATAGCTGAAACTGTATTAATTATTTCAGTTTTTTCAACTTTACTAAAAGGACTAGACATAGAAGAATCAATTATTACATTAATATTGGGCATTGTAATGTATATAATGAAAGATGGATTCACTGAAAAAGCAATAAAATTCAGAACAAAGTATTTTGCAAATACAATAATAAAATTATCGGCTGTCACAGTATTTTTCATATTCATTAGCAATAGTGTTCGCAAAGTAAACTTTTTGAGTTCACATAGAAAGTATTCTTTACATTATTTAGTTGAGAATAAAAAATTCATATTATTATATGTTTTATTTGTATTGATATTGTCTTATCTCGCTCAATATACAAGAACAAAAAAGATAACATTTAGTAAATTGACAGATGAAGATTTCTCTAAAATCGGTAAATTCTTAGGCGAATATGGAGGAAATGAGTTTAGTCATCTTGTTTATCTGAATGATAAAAATGTGTATTTTGACAAGACAAATACTGTAATGATAATGTATCGCCCAGTGCAAAACAGCGTTATAGTATTGGGAGACCCAATTGGAAAGAAAGAAAACTTTGTTGAAGCTATTAATGATTTTATAATTTATTGTAACGAATATCACATGAATGTATGTTTTTATGAAATAAATGGAGAAAATCTAGAATTATATTGCGATCAAGGATTTCGATTTGTAAAAGTTGGTCAAGATGCAACATTAAACTTAAATGAATTTTCTTTAGTTGGAAAGAAAAATAGAACATGGAGACATGTTATCAATAATTTTGATAAAGGAAATTATGAGTTTAAAGTTGAAGAGGCAACAGATAATCTTTTATCGCAAATGAAGGTTGTTTCAGATAAATGGCTTGGAAATAAAAATGAAATGGGTTTTAGTTTAGGATTTTTTGATGAAGACTATCTAAAAAGAACAAAAATTGCATGTATATATAAAGGCAATGAGTTACTTGCTTTTGCAAATCTTCAACCTTTTTACGATAACAAAACATTATCAATAGATTTAATGAGATATGATAGATCAAATGAAGATGGTTTGATGGATTTCATATTTATCAAGTTGATTTTGTGGGGTCAAGATAATAATTTTGAAAAATTTTATCTAGGTATGGCACCTTTATCTAAAGTTGGAGATAAGATTTATTCAAAGAAAAAAGAAAAGATTTTAAATATTGTTTACAATACTCAAAACAAGATATATAATTTTAAAGGCTTAAGAAACTATAAAGATAAATTTAAGCCTGATTGGTCAAATAAGTATATAGCATATACTTCAGACTTTAATTTACCATATATTTTAATTAATGTTGTAAATTCTAAGAAAAAATAG
- the infC gene encoding translation initiation factor IF-3 → MINEEIRSSKVRLIDDEGEQIGVIPIKEALKMAEDKHLDLVNVAPNAKPPVCKILDYGKYKYDALKKEKEAKKNQKVINVKEIRLSPNIEKHDLEVKANQASKFLSNENRVKVSVRFRGRELGHKDLGKEVLDKFYELTKDVGQIEKKPSMEGRMMIMFMGPLTDKDN, encoded by the coding sequence ATGATTAATGAGGAGATAAGATCTTCTAAAGTTAGATTAATCGATGACGAAGGTGAACAAATAGGTGTAATTCCTATAAAAGAAGCTTTAAAAATGGCTGAAGATAAACATCTTGATTTGGTTAATGTAGCACCAAATGCTAAGCCACCTGTATGCAAAATATTAGATTATGGAAAATATAAATACGATGCATTAAAGAAGGAAAAAGAAGCAAAGAAAAATCAAAAAGTAATAAACGTAAAAGAAATAAGACTTTCACCAAATATTGAAAAGCACGACTTAGAAGTTAAAGCTAACCAAGCATCAAAGTTTTTAAGTAATGAAAACAGAGTTAAAGTTTCTGTTAGATTTAGAGGTAGAGAACTTGGTCATAAAGATTTGGGTAAAGAAGTTCTTGATAAATTTTATGAATTAACAAAAGATGTAGGACAAATAGAAAAGAAACCTTCTATGGAAGGTAGAATGATGATAATGTTTATGGGTCCTTTGACTGATAAAGATAATTAG
- the rpmI gene encoding 50S ribosomal protein L35 has product MPKMKTHRGSAKRFRRTGTGKLRRFKAYASHLTGKKSAKRIRNLRKGTTVSEADMKRIDKMIP; this is encoded by the coding sequence ATGCCAAAAATGAAGACACATAGAGGTTCTGCTAAAAGATTTAGAAGAACTGGTACAGGTAAGTTAAGAAGATTTAAAGCTTATGCAAGTCACTTAACAGGTAAGAAATCTGCAAAGAGAATTAGAAACTTAAGAAAAGGCACAACAGTTAGCGAAGCAGATATGAAAAGAATCGATAAAATGATTCCTTAG
- the rplT gene encoding 50S ribosomal protein L20 — MARIKRGTNNRKRHKKVLKQAKGYYGSKHTLFKTANQAVMKSLAYSYVGRKRRKRDFRKLWIARINAATRMHDLSYSKFMHGLKVAGVDLNRKVLADMAVRDEKEFAKLVELAKNNL; from the coding sequence ATGGCTAGAATTAAACGTGGTACAAATAACAGAAAAAGACATAAAAAAGTATTAAAACAAGCTAAAGGATATTACGGCTCAAAACATACATTATTCAAAACTGCTAACCAAGCTGTTATGAAATCATTAGCTTATTCATATGTTGGAAGAAAAAGAAGAAAAAGAGATTTCAGAAAATTATGGATTGCTAGAATTAACGCGGCTACAAGAATGCACGATTTAAGCTACAGCAAGTTTATGCATGGCTTAAAAGTAGCAGGTGTTGATTTGAACAGAAAAGTTCTTGCAGACATGGCTGTTAGGGATGAAAAAGAATTTGCTAAATTAGTAGAATTAGCAAAAAATAATTTATAA
- a CDS encoding GIY-YIG nuclease family protein, translating into MYYLYILECADKSLYTGITNDFSKRIKMHNNGKASKYTRARLPVNYVFMKKIDNKSDALKLEIKTKKLTRDDKLKLINSNENEINEILKKA; encoded by the coding sequence ATGTATTATTTATATATTTTAGAATGTGCGGATAAAAGTTTATACACAGGTATTACAAATGATTTTTCAAAAAGAATTAAAATGCATAATAATGGCAAAGCTAGTAAATATACAAGAGCAAGGCTTCCTGTAAACTATGTTTTTATGAAAAAAATCGATAATAAAAGTGATGCATTAAAATTAGAAATAAAAACAAAAAAACTAACTCGTGACGATAAGTTAAAACTAATTAATTCAAATGAAAATGAAATTAATGAGATATTAAAAAAAGCTTAA